In Limibacter armeniacum, a single window of DNA contains:
- the tamL gene encoding translocation and assembly module lipoprotein TamL, whose amino-acid sequence MSLKIRLNVFAIFLILLFGCNPSKYLAENENFYNGATIEYNVPDSIIVTNDVKGELEGSLTPSPNSQLFGKRVGVYYHFKAEEKKKGIPKWMGKKFGEKPVLYDELITNKLVRLLENKLNNNGYYGAQVTASKEVNEKEKEVNVIYKVTIDQQPYTIRSIAFPYSDSTSLQKTVYALQEYSLLWEGERYSLQKLRDEAEHIDDELKNLGYYYFNPKYLEFLVDSTVGNRQMDVELKIRPSITDKAFKQYRIGDIVVEPDFDLDSLNVSKNHTTLELEEFTYRGNPRNMRPSVLEDLIQFHEGDLYSREKQQKTIKLLTGMGAFRFVDLKLKERDDSTQVLDARLRMSQVTQKSLQFELGMAYWDNGFIGPEFNVTWKHKNLFGGGEVFSVKGNLGVQTEYGKSDATVDRLLIYGLETRLTVPRLMVPFKVNWQKGKYIPFTNFLVSMQRYDFSLPPTDQFDNPSLKIDYFNASFGYDWRTSEKIRHQINPVVIGFQNASDTSAIADLSETFPFLGQTFRPQFIVGSDYSFTYNSAPEIENINKFFFRGSIDVSGNLLYLLQGGDSPNHDPETNPYRLFSYPYSQYIRLGTDFRYFWQLTKKSKIGARLYTGLGFPIGNSTTMPFVKQYFVGGPNSIRAFRTRTLGPGSYSVDPSDEANSDSFALHSGDIKLESSLEYRYDLHKYLKWALFVDAGNIWLKNADSSRPGGEFNKSTFLNDLAIGGGTGFRIDAAGFFILRFDFALPFKVPYNIDPISGGPIDHQWVIKDFDWNWFTENLVVNVAIGYPF is encoded by the coding sequence ATGTCATTGAAGATACGCCTAAATGTTTTTGCCATTTTTTTAATTCTGCTTTTTGGCTGTAATCCATCCAAATATTTAGCTGAAAATGAAAACTTCTATAATGGAGCAACCATCGAGTATAACGTTCCTGACAGTATCATTGTGACCAATGATGTAAAAGGGGAATTAGAAGGCTCTCTAACGCCATCGCCAAACAGTCAACTATTTGGAAAGAGGGTAGGTGTCTATTATCATTTTAAAGCTGAGGAAAAAAAGAAAGGCATTCCAAAGTGGATGGGTAAAAAGTTCGGGGAAAAACCCGTACTGTATGATGAGTTGATCACCAATAAGCTTGTAAGACTTCTGGAAAACAAGTTGAATAATAATGGTTACTATGGCGCCCAGGTGACAGCCAGTAAAGAAGTAAATGAAAAGGAAAAAGAGGTAAACGTAATTTACAAAGTTACGATTGACCAACAGCCTTACACAATAAGAAGTATAGCGTTTCCATATAGCGATAGTACTTCCTTACAAAAGACTGTTTATGCCCTGCAGGAATACAGCCTACTATGGGAAGGGGAGCGCTACAGTCTTCAGAAACTAAGAGATGAGGCAGAGCATATTGATGATGAGTTGAAAAATCTGGGTTACTATTACTTTAACCCAAAGTATCTGGAGTTTCTGGTAGATTCGACAGTAGGAAACAGGCAGATGGATGTTGAGTTAAAGATTCGTCCCTCCATTACAGATAAGGCATTTAAGCAATACCGAATTGGAGACATTGTCGTAGAACCAGACTTTGACCTGGACAGCTTGAATGTATCGAAGAACCATACGACACTTGAATTGGAGGAATTCACCTATAGGGGGAATCCAAGAAATATGAGACCTTCTGTATTGGAAGACCTTATCCAATTTCATGAGGGAGACCTGTACTCTCGGGAAAAGCAACAGAAAACAATTAAGCTTCTCACAGGCATGGGCGCTTTTAGGTTTGTTGACCTAAAGCTGAAGGAGAGAGACGATTCTACACAGGTACTTGATGCAAGGTTAAGGATGTCTCAGGTGACGCAGAAGTCATTGCAGTTCGAACTGGGTATGGCTTATTGGGATAATGGGTTTATTGGACCTGAGTTCAATGTAACGTGGAAGCATAAAAACCTGTTTGGAGGAGGTGAAGTATTTTCCGTAAAAGGAAACTTGGGCGTTCAGACCGAATATGGGAAATCCGATGCTACCGTAGATCGTCTTTTGATATATGGTCTGGAAACAAGGCTGACAGTTCCAAGACTGATGGTTCCTTTTAAGGTCAATTGGCAAAAGGGGAAATATATTCCTTTTACCAACTTTCTGGTATCTATGCAGCGCTATGATTTCAGTCTGCCACCAACCGACCAGTTTGATAACCCTAGCTTGAAAATTGATTACTTCAATGCGTCTTTTGGATATGATTGGCGCACAAGTGAAAAAATCAGGCATCAGATCAATCCTGTCGTGATAGGCTTCCAGAATGCAAGTGATACCAGTGCCATTGCTGATTTATCGGAGACGTTTCCTTTTCTGGGGCAGACATTCAGACCACAGTTTATTGTAGGGTCTGATTACTCCTTTACCTATAATTCTGCTCCAGAGATTGAGAATATTAATAAGTTTTTCTTCAGAGGGTCGATTGATGTTTCGGGTAACTTGCTTTACCTATTGCAGGGAGGGGATTCACCTAACCATGATCCGGAAACCAATCCATATAGACTCTTCAGCTATCCGTATTCTCAATATATCAGGTTAGGTACGGACTTTAGGTACTTTTGGCAGCTGACCAAGAAGTCTAAAATTGGAGCAAGACTGTATACAGGACTTGGCTTCCCGATTGGAAACTCTACCACAATGCCATTTGTGAAGCAATATTTTGTGGGAGGACCTAACAGTATCAGGGCATTTAGAACTAGAACACTAGGACCTGGGTCATACTCTGTAGACCCTAGTGATGAGGCCAATAGTGATAGCTTTGCATTACATTCGGGTGATATCAAACTGGAGTCAAGTCTTGAGTACCGTTATGACTTGCATAAGTATTTAAAATGGGCACTATTTGTAGATGCGGGTAATATTTGGTTAAAAAATGCTGACAGTTCAAGACCTGGTGGAGAGTTTAATAAATCAACTTTCTTAAATGACTTGGCAATAGGTGGTGGAACAGGATTTAGAATAGATGCGGCAGGGTTCTTTATCCTTAGGTTTGATTTTGCCTTGCCATTTAAAGTTCCATACAATATTGACCCGATTTCAGGAGGTCCTATTGATCATCAGTGGGTCATTAAAGATTTTGACTGGAATTGGTTTACAGAAAACCTAGTAGTGAATGTAGCGATTGGATATCCATTCTAA
- a CDS encoding translocation/assembly module TamB domain-containing protein: protein MSDYLMETNQKEKQEHQSSIGKKILKAGLLAFGIIFLLLCILIFGVLRVPYVQEKVTGYAVNFLEQKIGSEVRIDEIALSFPTSLVLGGVYLEDQTGDTLLYVKDLAIDVDFETIFYESIHINDVELDGLTAKVRQSADSVFNFDYIVNAFASEASAPDTTSTAVPPIIIEDISLKNIYLLYDDQASGDFAEVKLGEFKTEIDEINLNTNDYRIGDSKLVDTDLVYRMRKATETPASEVVSEDTVSSEPLDYRINLESVGLENVKALYEDLPGGNEANLVVGEFNVEEILVDLLNQKVNIEQVSLIETKAGYAIKDLGAPKDSLEVQDEPSAVDESETGLVMGWKVDVGNVLLKDNTLRFDDFHDEPVAEGMDFSHLLVQQFGVELQNLVVRDELIAVDWVSGNFVEKSGFKLKKLKGLIEIKPEEGLKAQNLVMATGNSYLKNQLSLNFPSLLRIADELDKVGFSYALDSMLLSPKDALYFSPELKTDPYFTKLKGWNITGNGRVKGKVNNFNIEKLTVREQRNILMQASGNIKGLPEVDSLLMDISVDTMYADLNRVYGILPDTLFPEGMTFPKRLNAKATYKGTLENLVATVDATTDMGDVSLNAFMKPGEQYGGEAKVSHLEVGNILNDTTIGNLTAVVIAEGVGFDPENNLNVDFDLRVIDAEYNHYHYKDLLLKGEADRMAVKAISSIDGDGLEYKIAADADFNKEVPTIMLKGILGKAHFKELGFMEDTIAVSTELDMNIVGVELSNMKADVQLKDISLLKGTKKYSINTIDFEGHLDSTSAHGVLNSDIIKGNFESNIPMDTLLTMVTARFENYFSINDSVEVEIEEIKGANFHFSIKPVNLSLLTSGLVPGLESITFSGIEGEYDEERDALYLSTVMPNMVYQDVTVDSLKVRIKADSKSLKFFSKVEKVTVPELMVLKNFGVFGKVANDKIDFNILGLSDTKEKWLDIGGQLTSQENHYAFNLKDTLIINYDPWIADSNNQIILGDGLPFFKDFKIGHNGMSLAVASQTSGQDTTIVANIDNLDFTHLTKITEKDTSYVNGNLNLSLKYEDDGALDAKLLFKDMGVMNNLFGDLNLSASNKSRVSKYDFDMSMEGPVGAFALNGNYNLDNEEVPLNLSLDIDKFLFDPFAYFAKDYLSDLRGGIEGELDVKGLGTAPLSVRGEVNTLEPKFKIKMTGSRFEVEGGEIAFIEKGIKIDDFDLVDTNGNKASLYGFILTKDYADFQFDLNILADKFELINSEPEKGQEIYGLLVVDNTTKIKGTLDHLDIKSNVNIDNTTDLTYVYVDGGVGELDKGEDIVTFITMDSLDIDSTYQSNTTYSQLELESRVNIESGTKMTVVMDPQAGDALELTGSGELNINMDPGGDMTMTGEYIIEDGYYGLTFYRVVPKKEFTMRSGSRIYWTGDPYEPLADISAIYTVKTPPYPLVANLVRNDDVNYRKRKTFQVYLNLNGEVMNPEISFELKYPEDINGRDVNIEKALAELNDDPSTLNKQVFSLLMVGGFVDMTGSGGTEGAEIVRGTLSSMITNQLNNLSSEYIKGVDLNFNLDSYDQGNNAGTTTDVGVEVKKQLNDRISVTVGGTYSVESESGAEASAAANTSGFTTDFELEYKIMRDGTLRTKLFSENDKEYFTPQVIKTGVSIIYDRQYNQFRELFIRNIEKKKDRRREIGRIKRTEQGTRSRRAPAKTNSAVDSLKNSNTGAPDKTEHSGGDSFENLPDKDPVENTPENNSSGQSPAMHGNGEYEPREEEE, encoded by the coding sequence ATGAGTGATTATTTAATGGAAACAAATCAAAAAGAAAAACAAGAACATCAGTCTTCAATTGGCAAAAAGATTCTAAAGGCAGGGCTTTTGGCTTTTGGAATCATTTTTCTGTTGCTATGTATCCTCATTTTTGGGGTTTTGAGAGTGCCCTATGTTCAAGAAAAAGTAACAGGGTACGCTGTAAATTTCCTAGAGCAAAAGATAGGTTCTGAAGTGCGAATCGATGAGATAGCATTGAGTTTTCCCACCTCATTGGTATTGGGGGGAGTTTATTTAGAGGATCAGACAGGTGATACCTTGTTGTATGTGAAAGATTTGGCTATAGATGTTGATTTTGAAACAATCTTTTACGAGTCTATCCATATTAATGATGTGGAGCTGGATGGGCTTACAGCCAAAGTGAGACAGTCTGCAGATAGTGTTTTTAACTTTGACTATATCGTTAATGCATTTGCTTCTGAAGCGTCTGCACCTGATACTACTTCCACGGCTGTCCCACCAATTATAATTGAAGATATTTCTCTTAAAAATATTTATCTCCTGTATGACGACCAAGCATCAGGAGATTTTGCTGAAGTAAAACTAGGAGAGTTTAAGACAGAAATTGATGAGATAAACCTGAATACCAATGATTATCGGATTGGAGACTCCAAGCTGGTGGATACGGACCTTGTTTATCGAATGAGAAAAGCCACAGAGACTCCTGCCAGCGAGGTTGTATCAGAAGATACAGTCTCCTCTGAGCCTCTTGATTATAGGATTAACCTTGAAAGTGTAGGGTTGGAAAATGTGAAAGCACTGTATGAGGACCTGCCCGGAGGTAATGAAGCCAACCTTGTTGTAGGTGAATTCAATGTAGAGGAAATATTGGTTGACTTGCTGAACCAGAAAGTGAACATTGAGCAAGTTTCTCTAATTGAAACCAAAGCAGGCTATGCTATCAAAGATTTGGGTGCTCCAAAAGACTCACTTGAAGTTCAGGACGAACCATCTGCAGTTGATGAATCAGAGACGGGGCTGGTTATGGGGTGGAAAGTGGATGTCGGAAATGTTTTACTGAAAGATAACACACTCCGTTTTGACGATTTTCATGATGAACCTGTAGCTGAAGGGATGGATTTCAGTCATTTACTGGTTCAGCAGTTTGGGGTTGAGTTGCAAAATCTAGTAGTCAGAGATGAGTTGATTGCTGTTGATTGGGTTTCCGGTAATTTTGTGGAGAAGTCAGGTTTTAAACTCAAAAAACTTAAAGGACTTATTGAGATAAAGCCAGAAGAAGGTTTGAAAGCACAAAACCTTGTAATGGCAACAGGAAACAGTTACCTCAAAAATCAATTGTCCTTGAACTTTCCTTCCTTATTGAGAATTGCGGATGAGTTGGATAAGGTAGGGTTCAGTTATGCATTGGACTCGATGTTGCTTTCACCGAAGGATGCACTTTACTTTTCTCCTGAATTAAAAACAGACCCATATTTTACCAAACTGAAGGGGTGGAATATAACAGGGAATGGTCGAGTAAAAGGGAAGGTCAATAACTTTAACATTGAGAAATTAACTGTAAGAGAACAACGGAATATACTGATGCAAGCCAGTGGTAATATAAAGGGCTTGCCTGAAGTGGATTCCTTGTTGATGGATATCTCTGTGGATACAATGTATGCTGACCTGAATAGGGTCTATGGTATTTTACCTGATACACTTTTTCCTGAAGGGATGACTTTTCCAAAGAGGTTAAATGCCAAAGCAACTTATAAGGGTACCTTGGAAAACCTTGTTGCGACAGTTGATGCAACCACTGATATGGGAGATGTCAGCCTAAATGCTTTTATGAAGCCTGGAGAGCAATATGGAGGTGAAGCTAAAGTCTCTCATTTGGAAGTAGGGAATATTCTGAATGATACAACCATTGGAAACTTGACTGCTGTTGTAATCGCTGAAGGAGTTGGTTTTGATCCTGAGAATAACCTGAATGTAGACTTTGATCTTCGAGTGATTGATGCTGAGTATAACCATTATCATTACAAAGACCTTCTTTTGAAAGGAGAAGCTGATAGGATGGCTGTAAAAGCTATTTCTAGTATAGATGGGGATGGCTTGGAATATAAAATAGCAGCTGATGCAGACTTCAATAAAGAAGTTCCTACCATAATGTTGAAAGGTATTTTGGGGAAAGCCCATTTCAAGGAGTTGGGATTTATGGAGGATACCATAGCTGTCAGTACCGAACTGGATATGAATATTGTGGGGGTAGAACTTTCCAATATGAAAGCAGATGTTCAGTTGAAAGACATTAGCTTGTTGAAAGGCACAAAAAAGTATTCCATCAACACAATTGATTTTGAAGGTCATTTGGATAGTACCAGTGCACATGGTGTGTTGAACTCTGATATCATAAAAGGTAATTTTGAGTCAAATATCCCAATGGATACGCTTCTTACGATGGTGACGGCAAGGTTTGAAAACTATTTCTCCATAAATGACAGCGTTGAAGTAGAGATAGAGGAAATCAAGGGAGCAAACTTTCATTTTTCAATTAAGCCTGTAAACCTGTCATTACTGACTAGTGGGTTGGTTCCTGGCTTGGAAAGTATAACCTTCTCAGGAATTGAAGGAGAGTATGATGAGGAGCGAGATGCATTATACCTATCGACTGTGATGCCAAATATGGTTTATCAGGATGTGACGGTAGACTCTTTGAAAGTACGTATAAAAGCAGATTCAAAATCCCTTAAATTCTTCTCTAAAGTGGAGAAAGTAACAGTGCCTGAGCTAATGGTATTGAAAAACTTTGGGGTGTTTGGTAAGGTAGCCAATGACAAGATAGACTTTAATATCCTTGGATTAAGTGATACTAAAGAGAAATGGTTGGATATAGGAGGTCAATTGACCAGTCAGGAGAACCATTATGCATTCAACCTTAAAGATACATTGATCATCAATTATGATCCTTGGATAGCTGACAGTAATAATCAGATCATTCTAGGAGATGGCTTACCATTCTTCAAGGATTTCAAAATTGGACATAATGGAATGTCACTGGCTGTAGCATCTCAAACGTCGGGACAGGACACAACTATTGTTGCCAATATAGATAATCTGGACTTTACTCATTTGACCAAGATTACAGAGAAGGATACTTCTTATGTGAATGGCAACTTGAATCTATCATTGAAATATGAAGATGACGGCGCTTTAGACGCGAAACTCCTATTTAAGGATATGGGGGTTATGAATAACCTATTTGGAGACCTAAACTTGTCAGCAAGTAACAAATCTCGGGTTAGTAAATATGACTTTGACATGTCGATGGAAGGACCTGTAGGAGCGTTTGCTTTAAATGGGAATTACAACTTGGATAATGAAGAAGTGCCGCTAAACCTGAGCTTGGACATCGATAAGTTTCTCTTTGACCCATTTGCCTATTTTGCCAAGGACTATTTATCTGACCTGAGAGGAGGAATTGAAGGAGAATTGGATGTGAAAGGTTTAGGTACAGCACCACTTTCAGTAAGGGGGGAAGTAAATACACTTGAACCGAAATTCAAGATTAAAATGACGGGAAGTAGGTTTGAGGTTGAAGGAGGAGAAATAGCCTTTATAGAGAAAGGAATAAAAATAGACGATTTTGATCTTGTAGACACCAATGGTAATAAGGCATCCTTATATGGCTTTATTCTTACGAAAGATTATGCGGACTTTCAGTTTGACTTGAATATACTGGCGGACAAATTTGAACTGATCAATTCTGAACCTGAAAAAGGGCAAGAAATTTATGGATTGCTGGTAGTAGATAACACAACCAAAATCAAGGGAACATTAGATCATTTGGACATTAAGTCTAATGTCAATATTGACAATACAACAGACTTGACTTATGTATATGTTGATGGAGGGGTTGGTGAACTTGATAAAGGGGAAGACATTGTGACTTTTATAACCATGGACAGTCTTGATATAGATTCTACATACCAAAGTAATACAACTTATTCCCAGTTAGAGTTGGAGTCAAGGGTCAATATTGAGAGTGGTACCAAGATGACAGTAGTGATGGACCCTCAAGCAGGAGATGCACTGGAACTTACAGGTAGTGGGGAACTGAACATTAATATGGATCCGGGAGGAGACATGACCATGACAGGAGAGTATATAATTGAGGATGGATATTATGGACTGACTTTTTATCGAGTGGTTCCTAAAAAGGAGTTTACCATGAGAAGTGGCAGTCGTATCTATTGGACTGGAGACCCATATGAGCCATTGGCAGATATTAGTGCTATTTATACTGTCAAAACACCGCCATATCCATTAGTAGCCAATTTGGTTAGAAATGATGATGTAAATTACAGGAAAAGGAAAACCTTTCAGGTATACCTGAACCTGAATGGAGAAGTAATGAACCCTGAGATTTCCTTTGAATTGAAATACCCTGAAGATATTAATGGCAGGGATGTCAATATAGAAAAGGCATTGGCTGAACTTAATGATGACCCAAGTACACTGAATAAGCAAGTATTCTCCCTTCTAATGGTAGGAGGGTTTGTAGATATGACAGGTTCTGGAGGTACTGAGGGCGCTGAGATTGTAAGAGGTACACTGAGTTCCATGATCACGAACCAACTGAATAACCTTTCAAGTGAGTATATCAAGGGCGTTGACCTGAATTTCAACTTGGATAGTTATGATCAGGGAAATAATGCTGGTACAACTACAGATGTGGGTGTTGAAGTGAAGAAACAGCTCAATGACCGAATTTCTGTAACTGTAGGGGGTACTTATTCTGTGGAAAGTGAATCAGGTGCAGAGGCTAGTGCAGCCGCAAACACATCCGGTTTTACAACTGACTTTGAACTGGAGTATAAGATCATGCGTGATGGAACCTTGCGTACAAAACTATTCAGTGAGAATGATAAGGAATACTTTACGCCACAAGTAATCAAGACTGGTGTTTCCATTATATATGACAGACAATATAATCAGTTCAGGGAGCTGTTTATTCGGAATATAGAGAAGAAGAAAGACAGAAGGCGAGAGATCGGAAGAATCAAACGAACCGAACAAGGTACTAGGTCAAGAAGAGCACCTGCTAAAACCAACTCTGCTGTTGATTCATTGAAAAACTCCAATACTGGAGCACCTGATAAGACAGAACACAGTGGAGGAGATTCTTTTGAAAACCTTCCGGACAAGGACCCTGTTGAAAATACACCAGAGAATAACTCATCAGGTCAGTCTCCTGCTATGCATGGTAATGGAGAGTATGAGCCAAGAGAAGAAGAGGAGTAA